A window of Cellulomonas fimi contains these coding sequences:
- a CDS encoding amino acid permease, with the protein MATSTSIFRRKSVEDSLASAEDPDRHLKRNLTAWDLAIMGVAVAVGAGIFSVGATAAANYAGPAVIVSFVIASIVCALAIMCYAEFASTLPVAGSAYTFSYASMGEFVAWIIGWDLILEMLLAAAVIAKFWGVYLSDAFGLFGVDVPTTLELGPVDVEWGPVVIVAVFTTLLAIGTKLSARVNSVFTIIKVGITVFVIVAGFFYVNAANYSPFVPPSQPAEGATSLEQPLTAFLLGMSPSMYGVMGILSGAALVFFAFIGFDVVATTAEEAHDPQRTIPRGILGGLAVVTVLYILVTVVVTGMVSYTELAASDSPSLTTAFVLVGADWAGRIISVGILVGLTSVLMVLLLGLTRVVFAMSRDGLLPRGMSRTSPRFRTPARLQIGAGVVVALIAGLSDVELLEEMINIGTLSAFVLVSFGVPLLRKRRPDLPRGFRVPWSPALPIISGLACIWLMLNLTALTWVRFAVWLLLGIVIYAVYSYRHSVAGREQQDVPATTSTS; encoded by the coding sequence ATGGCGACGTCGACGAGCATCTTCCGGCGCAAGTCCGTCGAGGACTCGCTCGCCTCCGCGGAGGACCCGGACCGGCACCTCAAGCGGAACCTCACCGCGTGGGACCTCGCGATCATGGGCGTGGCGGTCGCGGTGGGCGCGGGCATCTTCTCGGTCGGCGCGACGGCGGCCGCGAACTACGCGGGCCCCGCGGTGATCGTCTCGTTCGTGATCGCCTCGATCGTCTGCGCGCTCGCGATCATGTGCTACGCCGAGTTCGCCTCGACGCTCCCTGTCGCCGGGTCCGCGTACACGTTCTCCTACGCGTCCATGGGCGAGTTCGTGGCCTGGATCATCGGCTGGGACCTCATCCTCGAGATGCTGCTGGCCGCGGCGGTGATCGCGAAGTTCTGGGGCGTGTACCTGTCCGACGCGTTCGGCCTGTTCGGCGTCGACGTGCCCACGACGCTCGAGCTCGGGCCGGTGGACGTCGAGTGGGGGCCGGTCGTCATCGTGGCGGTCTTCACGACGCTGCTCGCGATCGGCACGAAGCTCAGCGCACGCGTGAACAGCGTGTTCACGATCATCAAGGTCGGCATCACGGTGTTCGTGATCGTCGCCGGGTTCTTCTACGTCAACGCCGCGAACTACTCGCCGTTCGTGCCGCCGTCGCAGCCGGCTGAGGGCGCGACCTCGCTCGAGCAGCCGCTCACCGCGTTCCTGCTGGGCATGTCCCCCTCGATGTACGGCGTGATGGGCATCCTGTCCGGCGCCGCGCTCGTGTTCTTCGCGTTCATCGGGTTCGACGTCGTCGCGACGACCGCGGAGGAGGCGCACGACCCGCAGCGCACCATCCCGCGCGGCATCCTCGGCGGTCTCGCGGTGGTGACCGTGCTCTACATCCTCGTGACGGTCGTCGTCACCGGCATGGTGTCGTACACCGAGCTCGCCGCGTCCGACTCGCCGTCGCTGACGACGGCGTTCGTGCTGGTCGGGGCGGACTGGGCGGGCCGCATCATCAGCGTCGGCATCCTCGTCGGGCTCACGTCGGTGCTCATGGTGCTGCTGCTGGGCCTGACGCGCGTCGTGTTCGCGATGAGCCGCGACGGGCTGCTCCCGCGCGGCATGTCCCGCACGTCGCCGCGCTTCCGGACGCCGGCCCGGTTGCAGATCGGTGCGGGCGTCGTCGTCGCGCTGATCGCCGGGCTCTCCGACGTCGAGCTGCTGGAGGAGATGATCAACATCGGGACGCTGTCGGCGTTCGTGCTGGTCAGCTTCGGTGTGCCGCTCCTGCGCAAGCGGCGTCCCGACCTCCCGCGCGGCTTCCGCGTGCCGTGGTCGCCCGCCCTGCCGATCATCTCCGGCCTCGCGTGCATCTGGCTCATGCTCAACCTGACCGCGCTGACCTGGGTGCGGTTCGCGGTGTGGCTGCTGCTCGGGATCGTCATCTATGCGGTGTACTCCTACCGGCACTCCGTGGCCGGGCGCGAGCAGCAGGACGTCCCGGCGACGACCAGCACGTCTTGA
- a CDS encoding MIP/aquaporin family protein, producing MDPSYALWIRVTCEFIGTAILIILGNGTVANVHLKGSKGYRGGWSLIAMGYGFGVMIPAVMFGGVSGNHINPAFTLGLAAWGMFPWSNVPYYIAAQMLGAMAGQLAIVVTHKPYYDATTDPDDILATFSTVNAARSRLNGFANELLGSLVLFSCALGIVNSPLTTTEPGLAHVVIGFLVWGLVAGLGGPTGPALNPARDLGPRIVHALLPLRHKGGSDWRYSWVPVAAPILGGLLGVGGWKLLLG from the coding sequence ATGGACCCGTCCTACGCGCTCTGGATCCGCGTGACGTGCGAGTTCATCGGCACCGCGATCCTCATCATCCTGGGCAACGGGACGGTCGCGAACGTGCACCTCAAGGGGTCCAAGGGGTACCGCGGCGGGTGGTCGCTCATCGCCATGGGATACGGGTTCGGCGTCATGATCCCCGCCGTCATGTTCGGCGGGGTCAGCGGCAACCACATCAACCCGGCGTTCACGCTCGGGCTCGCCGCCTGGGGGATGTTCCCCTGGTCGAACGTGCCGTACTACATCGCCGCGCAGATGCTGGGTGCGATGGCGGGGCAGCTCGCCATCGTCGTCACGCACAAGCCGTACTACGACGCGACGACCGACCCCGACGACATCCTCGCGACGTTCTCGACCGTCAACGCCGCGCGGTCCCGGCTCAACGGCTTCGCGAACGAGCTGCTCGGCTCGCTGGTCCTCTTCTCGTGCGCGCTCGGCATCGTGAACTCACCGCTCACCACGACCGAGCCCGGCCTCGCGCACGTCGTGATCGGGTTCCTCGTCTGGGGGCTCGTCGCCGGCCTCGGCGGGCCGACCGGGCCCGCGCTCAACCCCGCGCGCGACCTCGGGCCGCGCATCGTGCACGCGCTGCTGCCGCTGCGGCACAAGGGCGGCTCGGACTGGCGCTACTCGTGGGTGCCGGTCGCCGCACCGATCCTCGGCGGGCTGCTCGGCGTCGGCGGCTGGAAGCTCCTGCTCGGCTGA
- a CDS encoding nitroreductase family deazaflavin-dependent oxidoreductase, which translates to MPLTGEYAPSTSEWARKQAELFEATDGQKGNTLQGKPVIVLTSVGASSGKLRKNALMRVEHDGRYAVVASKGGTPENPAWYHNLVAHPHVELQDGAVKRDYEAREVSGAERDEWWARATEVWPAYDDYQTKTDRQIPVFVLTPLDA; encoded by the coding sequence ATGCCTCTGACCGGTGAGTACGCACCCAGCACGTCCGAGTGGGCCCGCAAGCAGGCGGAGCTCTTCGAGGCCACCGACGGCCAGAAGGGGAACACGCTCCAGGGCAAGCCCGTCATCGTCCTGACGTCCGTCGGCGCGAGCAGCGGCAAGCTGCGGAAGAACGCGCTCATGCGTGTCGAGCACGACGGCCGGTACGCGGTCGTCGCGTCGAAGGGCGGCACGCCCGAGAACCCCGCCTGGTACCACAACCTCGTCGCGCACCCGCACGTCGAGCTGCAGGACGGCGCCGTGAAGCGCGACTACGAGGCCCGCGAGGTGTCGGGCGCGGAGCGCGACGAGTGGTGGGCGCGCGCGACCGAAGTGTGGCCGGCCTACGACGACTACCAGACGAAGACGGACCGCCAGATCCCCGTGTTCGTCCTCACCCCGCTCGACGCCTGA
- a CDS encoding antitoxin, with protein sequence MGIDDLVSKAKGALAGHEEQAKDALDRAADAVKSRTDDGTDAKVDQVVEKAKDILDQQKGRP encoded by the coding sequence ATGGGCATCGACGACCTGGTGAGCAAGGCGAAGGGCGCCCTGGCGGGCCACGAGGAGCAGGCGAAGGACGCGCTGGACCGTGCCGCCGACGCGGTGAAGTCCCGCACGGACGACGGCACGGACGCGAAGGTGGACCAGGTCGTCGAGAAGGCGAAGGACATCCTCGACCAGCAGAAGGGTCGCCCCTGA
- a CDS encoding DUF1918 domain-containing protein, translated as MHAEVGDTVVVHGRTVGTTDRRGTVVEARGAEGPYLVKFDDGHESLVFPGPDVSVEARS; from the coding sequence ATGCACGCTGAGGTGGGAGACACGGTGGTCGTCCACGGCCGGACGGTCGGGACGACGGACCGCCGCGGGACGGTCGTGGAGGCGCGTGGCGCCGAGGGGCCGTACCTGGTGAAGTTCGACGACGGGCACGAGAGCCTCGTCTTCCCCGGTCCGGACGTGTCGGTGGAGGCGCGGTCCTGA
- a CDS encoding alpha/beta fold hydrolase → MGERPGEDGQGDGYRMTGLVVRDHRVRVPVDRADPTRFGEIDVFAREVVDPRRASDDLPLLLFLQGGPGGMGPRPAQGGWLSKALEKYRVVLLDQRGTGRSSRVDARTVERMTAGGADAATVTEYLACFRGDAIVADAEHLRATVFGGRRWATLGQSYGGFLTMTYLSRHPEALTRCYVTGGLPSLTVDAETVYRHTFDRQEARNRELARQHPDDVALLGVLADRVAACDVVLPGGDVLTVERLQTLGMSLGMSTGISGLHWLLDTATDDVTGEPSVPFLAEVASRTGFETNPLYAVLQEVIYHQGERTGGWAAAAEHDRRPVFASSSRPLLLTGEAMYPWMYAQHAALRPFEAAAHLLAERTNWPALYDLDRLASNDVPVAAVQYYDDPYVDLDLALRTADAVGNVQVWITNEHLHDGLRVAGDAILPRLLDLADGVWSVTGR, encoded by the coding sequence ATGGGTGAGCGACCGGGCGAGGACGGGCAGGGCGACGGGTACCGCATGACGGGTCTCGTCGTGCGCGACCACCGGGTGCGGGTGCCGGTCGACCGCGCCGACCCGACCCGGTTCGGCGAGATCGACGTCTTCGCGCGCGAGGTGGTCGACCCGCGACGCGCGTCGGACGACCTGCCGCTGCTGCTGTTCCTGCAGGGCGGGCCGGGCGGCATGGGGCCGCGGCCCGCGCAGGGCGGCTGGCTGTCGAAGGCGCTCGAGAAGTACCGCGTCGTGCTGCTCGACCAGCGCGGGACCGGGAGGTCGTCGCGCGTCGACGCGCGCACGGTCGAGCGGATGACCGCGGGTGGTGCGGACGCGGCCACCGTCACGGAGTACCTCGCGTGCTTCCGCGGCGACGCGATCGTCGCGGACGCCGAGCACCTGCGCGCGACCGTGTTCGGCGGCCGGCGGTGGGCGACGCTCGGGCAGTCGTACGGCGGGTTCCTCACGATGACGTACCTGTCGCGGCACCCCGAGGCGTTGACCCGCTGCTACGTGACCGGCGGCCTGCCCTCGCTGACGGTCGACGCGGAGACCGTCTACCGGCACACGTTCGACCGGCAGGAGGCGCGCAACCGGGAGCTCGCGCGGCAGCACCCCGACGACGTCGCGCTGCTCGGGGTGCTCGCGGACCGGGTCGCGGCCTGCGACGTGGTGCTGCCCGGCGGCGACGTGCTGACCGTCGAGCGGTTGCAGACGCTCGGCATGTCGCTCGGCATGAGCACGGGCATCAGCGGTCTGCACTGGCTGCTCGATACCGCGACCGACGACGTCACGGGCGAGCCGTCGGTCCCTTTCCTCGCCGAGGTCGCGTCGCGGACGGGCTTCGAGACGAACCCGCTGTACGCGGTGCTGCAGGAGGTCATCTACCACCAGGGGGAGCGCACGGGTGGGTGGGCCGCGGCCGCGGAGCACGACCGGCGTCCGGTGTTCGCGTCGTCGTCCCGGCCGCTGCTGCTCACGGGTGAGGCGATGTACCCGTGGATGTACGCGCAGCACGCGGCGTTGCGCCCCTTCGAGGCGGCCGCTCACCTGCTGGCCGAGCGCACGAACTGGCCTGCGCTGTACGACCTCGACCGGCTCGCGTCGAACGACGTGCCCGTCGCCGCCGTGCAGTACTACGACGACCCGTACGTCGACCTCGACCTCGCGCTGCGGACCGCCGACGCGGTCGGGAACGTGCAGGTGTGGATCACGAACGAGCACCTGCACGACGGTCTGCGCGTCGCGGGCGACGCGATCCTGCCCCGCCTTCTCGACCTCGCGGACGGCGTCTGGTCCGTCACGGGCCGCTGA
- a CDS encoding type II toxin-antitoxin system VapC family toxin gives MILPDVNVLVGAARADAPQHARLRTWVEQHVPGPETFGLTDAVLGGVVRVLTHPRVFVRPSTLDEALGFVDALVAHPNVSRVTPGPRHWQLVAELCRAADARGNLVADAQHAAVAIEHGATWVSQDRDFARFPGLRWVTAVEPG, from the coding sequence GTGATCCTGCCTGACGTCAACGTGCTCGTCGGGGCCGCCCGCGCGGATGCGCCACAGCACGCGAGGCTGCGCACCTGGGTGGAGCAGCACGTCCCCGGACCGGAGACCTTCGGCCTCACCGACGCCGTCCTCGGCGGGGTCGTGCGCGTCCTCACCCACCCGCGCGTGTTCGTCCGACCGTCGACGCTCGACGAGGCACTCGGGTTCGTCGACGCCCTGGTCGCGCATCCCAACGTCTCGCGCGTGACGCCCGGACCACGCCACTGGCAGCTCGTCGCCGAGCTCTGCCGGGCCGCCGACGCTCGCGGCAACCTCGTCGCCGACGCGCAGCATGCCGCCGTCGCGATCGAGCACGGCGCGACGTGGGTGTCACAGGATCGCGACTTCGCACGCTTCCCCGGCCTGCGCTGGGTGACGGCCGTCGAACCCGGGTGA
- a CDS encoding ribbon-helix-helix protein, CopG family — protein MRTTLLLPDDLYREVKSTAAASGETMTSFVEEALREALRRRARAGHAAVDFVVAPTGSGGLQPGVELDDSAALLDVMDAR, from the coding sequence GTGCGTACGACGCTGCTGCTGCCCGACGACCTCTATCGCGAGGTGAAGTCCACCGCCGCCGCCTCTGGCGAGACGATGACGTCGTTCGTCGAGGAGGCGCTGCGGGAGGCGCTGCGTCGCCGCGCGAGAGCCGGGCATGCCGCGGTCGACTTCGTCGTCGCGCCGACCGGCTCCGGCGGCCTGCAGCCCGGTGTCGAGCTCGACGACAGCGCGGCACTGCTCGACGTGATGGACGCCCGGTGA
- a CDS encoding HEAT repeat domain-containing protein translates to MTSSLAGMDKPGERRAEVLASAALDGDPDARRDALVGLSQLDGTQWLRLDESVRGAGRWWYPGGWHVSTEADRWRAAMADPGALDLTVVVVGSMVADGRIRERAVRLLADRRGPVVAAALALRTLDHVPVVRAAARDALVSALAGPATPDDAVRALGVVLAGGGRVRGRDAVAAVLTVATRTTTNSDLVEHALRSPDRIVRRWAADVACRSGLLAPERLLTLVRAEADQVVLLTYADHYLATADRAQVGALLDAPRVVVRVRAFDVAVADLTDEHVLTLTTDAAARIRERARGQAARRGLDLSAWTLARLATDPPPRVHAACLETLAGTGEPRHVDVLRAALGSAEPRVRGAAVSGLGVLADRDAVIAIARPAMLDPSPRVTAAAARALARVFAGPAVTDEAWSSPQPWSRRAAWAVSRSSGGWHRLEGSLRAALDPDPALAARGTQDVAAWLDAYGARMWLDLAPEQRGRIADLLDRAPLGAQRTRVAAFVGVPVSSSVPAERRWWRWWG, encoded by the coding sequence ATGACCTCCAGTCTGGCGGGCATGGACAAGCCTGGGGAGCGCCGTGCGGAGGTCCTCGCGTCGGCGGCGCTCGACGGCGACCCGGACGCCCGACGGGACGCGCTGGTCGGCCTGTCGCAGCTCGACGGCACGCAGTGGCTCCGGCTCGACGAGTCGGTGCGCGGCGCGGGCCGGTGGTGGTACCCGGGGGGCTGGCACGTGTCGACCGAGGCGGACCGCTGGCGGGCCGCGATGGCCGATCCGGGCGCCCTCGACCTCACCGTCGTCGTCGTCGGGAGCATGGTCGCGGACGGGCGGATCCGGGAGCGCGCCGTCCGGCTGCTCGCCGACCGTCGAGGGCCTGTCGTCGCCGCAGCCCTGGCCCTGCGCACCCTCGACCACGTCCCCGTCGTGCGCGCCGCCGCGCGCGACGCGCTGGTCTCGGCGCTCGCGGGCCCCGCGACGCCGGACGACGCGGTGCGCGCGCTCGGCGTCGTCCTCGCCGGAGGTGGACGTGTGCGCGGTCGGGACGCCGTCGCCGCCGTCCTGACCGTCGCGACGCGCACGACCACGAACTCCGACCTCGTCGAGCACGCGCTCCGCAGCCCGGACCGCATCGTGCGGCGCTGGGCGGCGGACGTCGCGTGCCGGTCCGGGCTCCTCGCGCCCGAGCGGCTGCTCACCCTCGTGCGCGCCGAGGCCGACCAGGTCGTGCTGCTCACGTACGCCGACCACTACCTCGCGACCGCGGACCGCGCGCAGGTGGGCGCGCTGCTGGACGCGCCACGCGTCGTGGTGCGCGTCCGCGCGTTCGACGTCGCCGTCGCGGACCTGACCGACGAGCACGTGCTGACCCTGACCACCGACGCCGCGGCGCGCATCCGCGAGCGCGCCCGTGGGCAGGCCGCCCGTCGCGGGCTCGACCTCTCCGCGTGGACCCTGGCCCGGCTGGCGACGGACCCGCCGCCGCGCGTGCACGCCGCGTGCCTCGAGACGCTCGCCGGGACGGGTGAGCCGCGGCACGTCGACGTCCTGCGCGCAGCGCTCGGCTCGGCCGAGCCGCGGGTGCGCGGGGCTGCGGTGTCCGGCCTGGGGGTGCTGGCGGACCGCGACGCCGTGATCGCGATCGCCCGCCCCGCGATGCTCGACCCGTCTCCCCGGGTCACCGCCGCGGCGGCGCGGGCGCTGGCGCGCGTCTTCGCCGGGCCGGCGGTCACGGACGAGGCGTGGTCCTCGCCGCAGCCGTGGAGCCGCCGTGCGGCGTGGGCGGTGTCGCGGTCGTCGGGTGGGTGGCACCGGCTCGAAGGCAGCCTGCGGGCCGCGCTCGATCCCGACCCGGCACTCGCCGCCCGCGGCACCCAGGACGTCGCCGCCTGGCTGGACGCGTACGGCGCCCGGATGTGGCTCGACCTCGCACCCGAGCAGCGCGGTCGCATCGCCGACCTGCTCGACCGCGCGCCGCTCGGCGCGCAGCGGACGCGGGTGGCCGCGTTCGTGGGCGTCCCGGTGTCCTCGTCGGTGCCCGCCGAGCGGCGCTGGTGGCGCTGGTGGGGCTGA
- a CDS encoding glycoside hydrolase family 113: protein MSEQIPGGYVAGMTWGWTGVRGTWGGPAAERSMDLMVERLGVTWTAITFAAYQDTAQSVDVRFHDAPTVSDDEVRWAVRAAKARGLRVVLKPVVNVADGTWRAHINFFDHDVPCEPTWRDWFASYTAYVVHHARIAAEEGVEMLCVGCEMVQTDRRADEWRALIAAVRGVYDGLVTYNCDKYQEDRVTWWDAVDVVSSSGYYPVDDWEHQLDRIEPVVERVGKPFLFMEAGCPSREGSPALPNDWALHGAPSQEAQVAWYEAAFTASARRPWVQGFMLWDWPAALDDEADAATDDGYCVYGKAAETTVRDAYAERTTTRV, encoded by the coding sequence GTGAGCGAGCAGATCCCCGGCGGGTACGTCGCCGGCATGACGTGGGGCTGGACCGGCGTCCGCGGCACGTGGGGCGGACCGGCGGCCGAGCGGTCGATGGACCTCATGGTCGAGCGCCTCGGCGTGACCTGGACCGCGATCACCTTCGCCGCCTACCAGGACACCGCGCAGTCCGTCGACGTCCGGTTCCACGACGCCCCGACGGTCTCCGACGACGAGGTCCGCTGGGCCGTCCGCGCCGCCAAGGCCCGCGGGCTGCGCGTCGTCCTCAAGCCGGTGGTCAACGTCGCCGACGGCACCTGGCGCGCCCACATCAACTTCTTCGACCACGACGTGCCGTGCGAGCCGACGTGGCGCGACTGGTTCGCCTCGTACACCGCCTACGTCGTCCACCACGCACGCATCGCTGCCGAGGAGGGCGTCGAGATGCTGTGCGTCGGCTGCGAGATGGTCCAGACCGACCGCCGCGCCGACGAGTGGCGCGCACTGATCGCCGCCGTCCGCGGCGTCTACGACGGGCTCGTCACCTACAACTGCGACAAGTACCAGGAGGACCGCGTCACCTGGTGGGACGCCGTCGACGTCGTCTCGTCGTCCGGCTACTACCCCGTCGACGACTGGGAGCACCAGCTCGACCGCATCGAGCCCGTCGTCGAGCGGGTCGGCAAGCCGTTCCTCTTCATGGAGGCCGGCTGCCCGAGCCGCGAGGGCTCACCCGCGCTGCCGAACGACTGGGCGCTGCACGGCGCACCCTCGCAGGAGGCCCAGGTCGCCTGGTACGAGGCCGCCTTCACCGCGAGCGCGCGCCGCCCCTGGGTCCAGGGATTCATGCTCTGGGACTGGCCGGCGGCGCTCGACGACGAGGCCGACGCGGCCACCGACGACGGCTACTGCGTGTACGGCAAGGCCGCCGAGACGACCGTCCGCGATGCGTACGCCGAGAGGACGACGACCCGCGTCTGA
- a CDS encoding VOC family protein: protein MEVAFVAGFGPITRDGAAARAFWEGGLGIPLEEPAPGYLTNDALDGVKAFALWPLAQAAESTFGSPSWPDDVPVPQAWVELDVASVDAVSAGVAELAAAGHRVLREAAEEPWGQTTARLLSPEGLLVGVTYTPWMHATASTD, encoded by the coding sequence GTGGAGGTCGCGTTCGTCGCCGGGTTCGGCCCGATCACGCGCGACGGTGCCGCCGCGCGCGCGTTCTGGGAGGGCGGCCTGGGCATCCCGCTCGAGGAGCCGGCGCCGGGCTACCTGACGAACGACGCGCTCGACGGCGTGAAGGCGTTCGCGCTGTGGCCGCTCGCGCAGGCGGCGGAGTCGACGTTCGGGTCGCCGTCGTGGCCGGACGACGTGCCGGTGCCGCAGGCGTGGGTCGAGCTCGACGTCGCGTCGGTGGACGCGGTGTCGGCGGGTGTCGCGGAGCTCGCGGCGGCGGGGCACCGGGTCCTGCGCGAGGCCGCGGAGGAGCCGTGGGGCCAGACGACCGCCCGCCTCCTGAGCCCCGAGGGCCTGCTGGTCGGCGTCACGTACACGCCGTGGATGCACGCGACCGCCTCGACGGACTAA
- a CDS encoding uracil-DNA glycosylase: MPTPSGDAAPDDARRPPLARDAPTLDDLDALVVGCRACPRLVAWREEVAEVKRAAFRDETYWARPVPGFGDPRAGVLVVGLAPAAHGANRTGRMFTGDRSGDFLFASMHRTGFASQALSVRRDDGLTLTGIRVTAPVRCAPPANAPTPAERRTCGPYLAREIELVDPAVMVVLGGFGWQAVLTTLAEQGWDVPRPRPAFGHGVELRLRRPDAGTGRDALTLLGCFHVSQQNTFTGRLTPAMLDAVLDRARALVVGGGG; this comes from the coding sequence GTGCCCACCCCGTCGGGCGACGCCGCACCCGACGACGCACGGCGTCCGCCGCTCGCACGCGACGCCCCGACGCTCGACGACCTCGACGCGCTCGTCGTCGGCTGCCGCGCGTGCCCGCGGCTCGTGGCGTGGCGCGAGGAGGTGGCCGAGGTGAAGCGCGCCGCGTTCCGCGACGAGACGTACTGGGCCCGACCGGTGCCGGGGTTCGGCGACCCGCGCGCGGGTGTGCTCGTCGTCGGCCTGGCCCCGGCCGCGCACGGCGCGAACCGCACGGGCCGCATGTTCACGGGCGACCGTTCGGGCGACTTCCTGTTCGCGTCGATGCACCGCACGGGGTTCGCGTCGCAGGCGCTGTCGGTGCGTCGCGACGACGGGCTGACGCTGACCGGGATCCGCGTGACCGCGCCGGTGCGGTGCGCGCCGCCCGCGAACGCGCCGACGCCGGCCGAGCGGCGCACCTGCGGGCCGTACCTGGCGCGCGAGATCGAGCTGGTGGACCCGGCGGTGATGGTCGTGCTGGGCGGGTTCGGGTGGCAGGCGGTGCTCACGACGCTCGCGGAGCAGGGCTGGGACGTGCCGCGGCCACGACCGGCGTTCGGGCACGGCGTCGAGCTGCGGCTGCGACGGCCCGACGCCGGGACGGGCCGCGACGCGCTGACGCTGCTCGGCTGCTTCCACGTGAGCCAGCAGAACACCTTCACGGGCCGGCTGACGCCCGCGATGCTGGACGCGGTGCTGGACCGGGCGCGGGCCCTCGTCGTGGGTGGCGGGGGCTAG
- a CDS encoding TIGR00725 family protein, which yields MSGRHVGVVGPSEASAVELDVAEELGRGLAARGHVVLCGGLGGVMAAVSQGAHAGGGTVVGLLPGDDRDAGNRWLTVALPTGLGEVRNALLVRASDVVVSVGGSWGTLSEVALAVRTGVPVVAVGGWVVRAADGHEPAPPPGVTAERLTGGSSARPAVHHVPDARAALEAVDDLLGSHR from the coding sequence ATGAGCGGCAGGCACGTCGGCGTCGTCGGGCCGAGCGAGGCGTCGGCGGTCGAGCTGGACGTCGCCGAGGAGCTCGGCCGCGGGCTGGCGGCGCGCGGTCACGTCGTCCTGTGCGGCGGGCTGGGCGGCGTGATGGCGGCGGTGTCGCAGGGCGCGCACGCCGGGGGTGGCACCGTCGTGGGGCTGCTGCCGGGCGACGACCGCGACGCCGGCAACCGGTGGCTCACCGTCGCGCTCCCGACCGGGCTCGGCGAGGTCCGCAACGCGCTGCTCGTGCGCGCGAGCGACGTCGTCGTCAGCGTCGGCGGGTCGTGGGGCACGCTCAGCGAGGTCGCGCTGGCCGTCCGGACGGGCGTGCCGGTGGTCGCCGTCGGCGGGTGGGTGGTCCGCGCGGCCGACGGGCACGAGCCCGCCCCGCCGCCCGGGGTGACCGCCGAGCGTCTCACCGGCGGTTCGTCGGCACGCCCCGCCGTGCACCACGTCCCCGACGCGCGCGCCGCCCTGGAGGCCGTCGACGACCTGCTGGGCTCCCACCGGTGA
- a CDS encoding L-threonylcarbamoyladenylate synthase: MARYFDVHPHDPQPRAVAQVVDLLRGGGLVVYPTDSCYALGCRVGDQEGAERIRRIRHLDDRHHFTLVCADFAQLGQLVHLDNAAFRAIKAATPGPYTFILKATPEVPRRLAHPKKRSVGVRIPDNRVAQAIVRELGEPLLSSTLLLPGQDEPLTEGRQIKEELDHVVDAVVDAGDCGTVPTTVVDWTEGAPEVVRVGAGDASRFA, from the coding sequence ATGGCCCGCTACTTCGACGTCCACCCGCACGACCCGCAGCCGCGCGCGGTCGCACAGGTCGTCGACCTGCTGCGAGGCGGCGGCCTCGTGGTCTACCCGACGGACTCCTGCTACGCCCTGGGCTGCCGGGTCGGTGACCAGGAGGGCGCCGAGCGGATCCGCCGCATCCGGCACCTCGACGACCGCCACCACTTCACGCTGGTGTGCGCCGACTTCGCGCAGCTCGGGCAGCTCGTGCACCTCGACAACGCCGCGTTCCGCGCGATCAAGGCGGCGACGCCCGGCCCGTACACGTTCATCCTCAAGGCGACGCCCGAGGTGCCGCGCCGCCTCGCGCACCCGAAGAAGCGGTCCGTCGGCGTGCGCATCCCCGACAACCGCGTCGCGCAGGCGATCGTGCGCGAGCTCGGCGAGCCGCTGCTGTCGTCGACGCTGCTCCTCCCCGGGCAGGACGAGCCGCTCACCGAGGGCCGGCAGATCAAGGAGGAGCTCGACCACGTCGTCGACGCCGTGGTCGACGCGGGCGACTGCGGGACCGTCCCGACGACCGTCGTCGACTGGACCGAGGGCGCGCCCGAGGTCGTGCGCGTGGGCGCCGGGGACGCCTCGCGGTTCGCGTGA